One window from the genome of Salvia splendens isolate huo1 chromosome 9, SspV2, whole genome shotgun sequence encodes:
- the LOC121748674 gene encoding calmodulin-binding receptor-like cytoplasmic kinase 3, which translates to MKLVLLTLCLLVGSTSTAASGSLEHETGCGKYHITNSDDPSSQLFYIDGKLVERYLFCKAIHEYRERQCFVQENVRDKYCQSLEKPRLLSGRKSLHTVARDGYSEIGTDKTTLGREEKYDNPILKPKMLAMAVPAFFLLCCTLICPCFQARKKDTDHTVLSKEPNSTDSVSSLEMNPILEKFVGSPQRVPPSPLRVPPSPSRFSMSPKLNRLGSVHMNMHQVMKATQNFSSSLQIGEGGYGRVYKGELPDGQVVAIKRARKEHFDALRTEFRSEVELLAKIEHRNLVKLLGYLEKGNERLIITEYVPNGTLREYLDGNKGKILDFNQRLEIAIDVAHGLTYLHLYAEKQIIHRDVKSSNILLTESLRAKVADFGFAKLGDDADKTHVSTKVKGTVGYLDPEYMKTYQLTTKSDVYSFGILLIEILTGRRPVDLKRVADERVTVKWVFRKYNEGRFWEMVDPLMHEKIDKEILGKMFGLAIHCVAPTRADRPDMKAVGEQLWGIRIDYFKSERRE; encoded by the exons ATGAAACTAGTTTTGCTAACATTGTGCTTGCTCGTGGGATCTACGTCAACAGCTGCCTCTGGGTCGCTGGAGCATGAAACGGGTTGTGGAAAGTACCATATTACTAACTCAGATGATCCTAGTAGCCAACTCTTTTATATTGACGGAAAATTGGTAGAGAGGTATTTATTTTGTAAGGCTATACACGAGTATCGTGAGAGACAATGCTTTGTTCAGGAAAATGTCAGAGATAAGTACTGCCAGTCATTAG AGAAACCGCGTTTGCTCTCTGGTAGAAAATCCCTCCACACTGTTGCTAGAGATGGATATAGTGAAATTGGTACTGATAAAACGACTTTGGGTAGGGAGGAGAAGTATGATAATCCTATATTGAAACCAAAAATGCTAGCCATGGCAGTGCCGGCTTTCTTTCTTCTGTGTTGTACTTTGATCTGTCCGTGTTTTCAAGCAAGGAAAAAGGATACTGATCATACTGTTCTCTCCAAGGAACCAAATTCAA CTGATTCAGTTTCATCTTTAGAAATGAATCCTATACTTGAAAAGTTTGTTGGAAGCCCACAAAGAGTGCCGCCGAGTCCCTTGAGAGTTCCCCCAAGTCCTTCAAGATTTTCAATGTCACCGAAACTCAATAGGCTTGGATCTGTTCATATGAATATGCAccaagttatgaaggcaacccaaaatttttcttcttcattacAAATAGGTGAAGGAGGGTATGGGAGAGTGTACAAGGGTGAACTACCAGATGGCCAGGTTGTTGCTATCAAACGAGCAAGAAAG GAACATTTTGATGCCCTGAGGACTGAGTTCCGAAGTGAAGTCGAACTTCTGGCTAAAATTGAGCATCGCAACCTAGTAAAGCTCCTAGGTTATCTTGAAAAAGGAAACGAACGTCTGATCATCACAGAGTATGTTCCTAACGGTACCCTTAGGGAATATTTAGATG GGAACAAGGGAAAGATATTGGATTTCAATCAGCGTCTCGAGATTGCCATCGATGTTGCTCATGGCTTAACGTATCTCCATCTATATGCCG AGAAGCAGATAATCCACAGGGATGTTAAGTCTTCGAACATTCTGCTGACAGAGAGCTTGAGAGCCAAAGTCGCAGATTTTGGATTTGCTAAGCTGGGTGACGACGCGGACAAAACTCACGTATCAACCAAAGTAAAGGGGACAGTGGGTTACCTTGATCCCGAATATATGAAGACATATCAACTCACAACAAAGAGCGATGTGTACTCGTTCGGGATACTGCTTATAGAGATATTAACCGGGCGTAGACCCGTGGACCTCAAGAGAGTGGCGGATGAGAGGGTAACAGTGAAATGG GTTTTTCGCAAGTACAACGAAGGGAGATTTTGGGAGATGGTGGATCCTCTGATGCATGAGAAGATAGATAAGGAGATCTTGGGGAAGATGTTCGGTTTGGCGATACATTGTGTGGCGCCTACGAGAGCAGACCGGCCGGATATGAAAGCGGTGGGAGAGCAGTTGTGGGGGATTAGAATAGACTACTTCAAGAGTGAGAGGAGAGAGTGA
- the LOC121748656 gene encoding probable sucrose-phosphate synthase 1 isoform X2, which yields MELGRDSDTGGQVKYVVELARALGSMPGVYRVDLLTRQVSSPEVDWSYGEPTEMLPPRNSEGLMDEMGESSGAYIVRVPFGPKDKYIQKELLWPYIPEFVDGALNHIIQMSKVLGEQIGNGHPVWPVAIHGHYADAGDSAALLSGALNVPMLFTGHSLGRDKLEQLLRQGRLSRDEINSTYKIMRRIEAEELSLDASEIVITSTRQEIEEQWRLYDGFDPILERKLRARIKRDVNCYGRFMPRMVVIPPGMEFHYIIPHDGDMDAEPEPDEDGKSPDPPIWTEIMRFFSNPRKPMILALARPDPKKNLTTLVKAFGECRPLRELANLTLIMGSRDNIDEMSGPNASVLLSILKLIDKYDLYGQVAYPKHHKQSDVPDIYRLAAKTKGVFINPAFIEPFGLTLIEAAAHGLPIVATKNGGPVDIDRVLDNSILVDPHDQQAIADALLKLVADKHLWAKCRANGLKNIHLFSWPEHCKTYLSKIASCKPRKPRWLQNKNDGSDDESSESDSPSDSLRDIHDISLNLKFSFDGSKDIRENIDGSLDSGDQRSKIENAMQTWSKGMAKSAQKSGSTTEKGDQKFPSLRRRKHIFVIAVDSDGSSGFAETVRKIFEVLETERTEGSVGFILATSLNIREIRAFLESEGLKPTDFDSFICNSGGDLYYSSIHSEDSPFVVDLYYHSHIEYRWGGEGLRKTLVRWAASITDKKGEKEEHIVVEDEETSADYCYSFKVQKPGVIPPVREVRKLMRIQALRCNVIYCQNGSKINVVPVLASRSQALRYLYLRWGMDLSKVVVFVGESGDTDYEGLLGGIHKSVVLSGVCSSASSLHANRSYPLADVICNDSPNIVRTSQGCSSSDLRAQMEELGIFKG from the exons ATGGAGCTTGGCCGTGATTCTGATACTGGTGGCCAG GTAAAGTATGTTGTTGAACTGGCAAGAGCTCTAGGTTCAATGCCAGGTGTATATCGCGTTGATCTACTAACTAGACAAGTTTCATCTCCGGAAGTAGACTGGAGTTACGGTGAACCCACAGAGATGCTGCCACCAAGAAATTCTGAGGGTTTGATGGATGAGATGGGAGAGAGTAGTGGTGCTTATATAGTTCGGGTCCCTTTTGGGCCAAAAgataaatatatacaaaaagAGCTACTATGGCCATACATCCCTGAATTTGTAGATGGTGCTCTTAACCATATTATTCAGATGTCAAAAGTTCTTGGTGAGCAAATTGGAAATGGACATCCAGTTTGGCCTGTAGCTATCCATGGTCACTATGCTGATGCAGGTGACTCCGCTGCCCTTTTGTCTGGTGCCCTGAATGTTCCCATGCTTTTTACGGGACATTCATTAGGCCGTGATAAACTGGAACAACTTCTGAGACAAGGCCGACTATCGAGAGATGAGATCAATTCTACTTATAAAATTATGCGAAGAATAGAGGCTGAAGAGTTATCCCTCGATGCCTCTGAAATAGTTATTACTAGCACCAGACAGGAGATAGAGGAGCAGTGGCGATTATATGATGGTTTTGACCCCATATTAGAGCGCAAGTTACGAGCCAGGATTAAGCGTGATGTGAACTGCTATGGAAGGTTCATGCCTCGCATGGTT GTAATCCCACCTGGAATGGAATTTCATTACATTATTCCACATGATGGAGACATGGATGCTGAACCTGAACCAGACGAAGATGGAAAGTCTCCGGATCCACCAATCTGGACTGAG ATAATGCGTTTCTTTTCAAACCCAAGGAAGCCTATGATTCTTGCACTCGCCAGGCCAGATCCAAAGAAAAATCTGACAACCTTAGTGAAAGCATTTGGGGAGTGCAGACCTTTAAGGGAGCTTGCTAATCTT ACTTTAATAATGGGAAGTCGTGATAATATTGATGAAATGTCAGGCCCAAATGCTTCTGTTCTTCTGTCAATTCTTAAGCTGATTGATAAGTACGATCTCTATGGGCAAGTAGCATATCCTAAACACCACAAGCAGTCAGATGTTCCTGACATCTATCGTCTAGCAGCAAAGACCAAG GGGGTTTTCATAAATCCAGCTTTCATCGAACCTTTTGGGCTTACACTGATTGAG GCTGCGGCTCATGGTTTACCTATTGTTGCAACAAAAAATGGTGGCCCTGTTGACATAGATAGG GTACTGGACAACAGTATCCTTGTCGATCCCCATGATCAGCAAGCTATAGCCGATGCTCTTTTGAAGCTGGTTGCTGATAAGCATCTCTGGGCTAAATGTCGAGCAAATGGATTGAAGAATATTCATCTTTTCTCATGGCCTGAACATTGTAAAACGTATCTCTCCAAAATCGCAAGTTGCAAACCGAGGAAACCTCGCTGGCTGCAGAACAAAAATGACGGCAGTGATGATGAAAGTTCTGAGTCAGATTCACCAAGTGACTCGTTGAGGGACATACATGACATATCGTTGAACTTAAAATTCTCATTTGATGGAAGTAAGGACATCCGAGAAAATATTGATGGTTCCTTAGACTCGGGAGATCAAAGGAGCAAGATAGAAAATGCTATGCAAACATGGTCGAAGGGTATGGCAAAGAGTGCTCAGAAATCTGGTTCTACTACTGAAAAAGGAGATCAGAAGTTCCCTTCACTTAGGAGGAGGAAACACATTTTTGTTATTGCTGTGGACTCTGATGGAAGTTCTGGTTTTGCTGAAACAGTTAGGAAGATCTTTGAGGTCTTAGAGACAGAAAGGACCGAAGGCTCAGTGGGATTTATATTAGCAACATCACTCAACATTAGAGAAATACGTGCCTTTCTGGAATCCGAAGGACTGAAACCTACTGACTTTGACTCGTTCATTTGCAACAGTGGTGGTGATCTTTACTATTCATCTATTCATTCAGAAGACAGCCCGTTTGTTGTGGACTTATATTATCATTCACATATTGAGTACCGCTGGGGCGGTGAGGGTTTAAGAAAGACATTAGTACGTTGGGCAGCTTCTATAACTGATAAAAAAGGAGAGAAGGAAGAACACATTGTTGTTGAAGATGAAGAAACTTCAGCTGACTACTGCTACTCATTTAAAGTTCAGAAACCTGGAGTG ATCCCTCCTGTGAGGGAGGTGAGAAAGCTGATGAGAATCCAGGCATTACGCTGTAATGTTATCTATTGTCAAAATGGAAGCAAGATAAACGTAGTCCCGGTCCTGGCGTCTCGTTCCCAAGCTCTAAG GTATTTGTATCTCCGGTGGGGTATGGACTTGTCGAAAGTGGTGGTCTTTGTTGGGGAAAGTGGAGACACCGACTATGAAGGCTTGCTCGGCGGCATCCACAAGTCTGTCGTATTGAGTGGCGTCTGCAGCAGCGCTAGTAGCCTCCATGCCAATCGGAGCTACCCGCTTGCTGACGTTATATGTAATGACAGCCCCAATATCGTCCGAACCTCCCAAGGATGCAGTAGCTCAGATCTCCGTGCTCAAATGGAAGAACTAGGGATCTTCAAGGGGTAG
- the LOC121748656 gene encoding probable sucrose-phosphate synthase 1 isoform X1, with protein MAGNDWINSYLEAILDVGPGIDEAKSSLLLRERGRFSPTRYFVEEVITGFDETDFHRTWLRAQATRSPQERNTRLENMCWRIWNLARQKKQLEGEEAQRRNKRRLERERGRREAVADMSEDLSEGEKGDVVSDLSSHGETNKARLPRISSVETMEAWASQQKGKKLYIVLISLHGLIRGENMELGRDSDTGGQVKYVVELARALGSMPGVYRVDLLTRQVSSPEVDWSYGEPTEMLPPRNSEGLMDEMGESSGAYIVRVPFGPKDKYIQKELLWPYIPEFVDGALNHIIQMSKVLGEQIGNGHPVWPVAIHGHYADAGDSAALLSGALNVPMLFTGHSLGRDKLEQLLRQGRLSRDEINSTYKIMRRIEAEELSLDASEIVITSTRQEIEEQWRLYDGFDPILERKLRARIKRDVNCYGRFMPRMVVIPPGMEFHYIIPHDGDMDAEPEPDEDGKSPDPPIWTEIMRFFSNPRKPMILALARPDPKKNLTTLVKAFGECRPLRELANLTLIMGSRDNIDEMSGPNASVLLSILKLIDKYDLYGQVAYPKHHKQSDVPDIYRLAAKTKGVFINPAFIEPFGLTLIEAAAHGLPIVATKNGGPVDIDRVLDNSILVDPHDQQAIADALLKLVADKHLWAKCRANGLKNIHLFSWPEHCKTYLSKIASCKPRKPRWLQNKNDGSDDESSESDSPSDSLRDIHDISLNLKFSFDGSKDIRENIDGSLDSGDQRSKIENAMQTWSKGMAKSAQKSGSTTEKGDQKFPSLRRRKHIFVIAVDSDGSSGFAETVRKIFEVLETERTEGSVGFILATSLNIREIRAFLESEGLKPTDFDSFICNSGGDLYYSSIHSEDSPFVVDLYYHSHIEYRWGGEGLRKTLVRWAASITDKKGEKEEHIVVEDEETSADYCYSFKVQKPGVIPPVREVRKLMRIQALRCNVIYCQNGSKINVVPVLASRSQALRYLYLRWGMDLSKVVVFVGESGDTDYEGLLGGIHKSVVLSGVCSSASSLHANRSYPLADVICNDSPNIVRTSQGCSSSDLRAQMEELGIFKG; from the exons ATGGCGGGAAATGATTGGATAAACAGCTACTTGGAAGCGATTCTAGATGTTGGCCCCGGCATCGACGAAGCAAAGTCGTCCCTTCTGCTGCGGGAGAGGGGGAGGTTCAGCCCTACCAGATACTTCGTCGAGGAGGTCATTACCGGATTCGATGAGACCGACTTCCACCGCACATGGCTCCGA GCGCAGGCGACGCGGAGTCCGCAGGAGAGGAATACGAGGCTGGAGAACATGTGCTGGCGGATTTGGAATTTGGCTCGCCAGAAAAAGCAg CTCGAAGGGGAGGAGGCACAGAGAAGGAACAAACGGCGGCTTGAGCGAGAACGAGGTCGGAGAGAAGCAGTTGCTGATATGTCTGAGGACCTATCTGAGGGAGAGAAAGGGGATGTAGTTAGTGACCTTTCATCTCATGGTGAAACCAATAAAGCCCGGCTGCCTAGAATCAGTTCAGTTGAAACCATGGAGGCCTGGGCTAGTCAACAGAAGGGGAAAAAGTTGTACATTGTATTGATTAG CCTTCATGGTTTGATACGTGGTGAAAACATGGAGCTTGGCCGTGATTCTGATACTGGTGGCCAG GTAAAGTATGTTGTTGAACTGGCAAGAGCTCTAGGTTCAATGCCAGGTGTATATCGCGTTGATCTACTAACTAGACAAGTTTCATCTCCGGAAGTAGACTGGAGTTACGGTGAACCCACAGAGATGCTGCCACCAAGAAATTCTGAGGGTTTGATGGATGAGATGGGAGAGAGTAGTGGTGCTTATATAGTTCGGGTCCCTTTTGGGCCAAAAgataaatatatacaaaaagAGCTACTATGGCCATACATCCCTGAATTTGTAGATGGTGCTCTTAACCATATTATTCAGATGTCAAAAGTTCTTGGTGAGCAAATTGGAAATGGACATCCAGTTTGGCCTGTAGCTATCCATGGTCACTATGCTGATGCAGGTGACTCCGCTGCCCTTTTGTCTGGTGCCCTGAATGTTCCCATGCTTTTTACGGGACATTCATTAGGCCGTGATAAACTGGAACAACTTCTGAGACAAGGCCGACTATCGAGAGATGAGATCAATTCTACTTATAAAATTATGCGAAGAATAGAGGCTGAAGAGTTATCCCTCGATGCCTCTGAAATAGTTATTACTAGCACCAGACAGGAGATAGAGGAGCAGTGGCGATTATATGATGGTTTTGACCCCATATTAGAGCGCAAGTTACGAGCCAGGATTAAGCGTGATGTGAACTGCTATGGAAGGTTCATGCCTCGCATGGTT GTAATCCCACCTGGAATGGAATTTCATTACATTATTCCACATGATGGAGACATGGATGCTGAACCTGAACCAGACGAAGATGGAAAGTCTCCGGATCCACCAATCTGGACTGAG ATAATGCGTTTCTTTTCAAACCCAAGGAAGCCTATGATTCTTGCACTCGCCAGGCCAGATCCAAAGAAAAATCTGACAACCTTAGTGAAAGCATTTGGGGAGTGCAGACCTTTAAGGGAGCTTGCTAATCTT ACTTTAATAATGGGAAGTCGTGATAATATTGATGAAATGTCAGGCCCAAATGCTTCTGTTCTTCTGTCAATTCTTAAGCTGATTGATAAGTACGATCTCTATGGGCAAGTAGCATATCCTAAACACCACAAGCAGTCAGATGTTCCTGACATCTATCGTCTAGCAGCAAAGACCAAG GGGGTTTTCATAAATCCAGCTTTCATCGAACCTTTTGGGCTTACACTGATTGAG GCTGCGGCTCATGGTTTACCTATTGTTGCAACAAAAAATGGTGGCCCTGTTGACATAGATAGG GTACTGGACAACAGTATCCTTGTCGATCCCCATGATCAGCAAGCTATAGCCGATGCTCTTTTGAAGCTGGTTGCTGATAAGCATCTCTGGGCTAAATGTCGAGCAAATGGATTGAAGAATATTCATCTTTTCTCATGGCCTGAACATTGTAAAACGTATCTCTCCAAAATCGCAAGTTGCAAACCGAGGAAACCTCGCTGGCTGCAGAACAAAAATGACGGCAGTGATGATGAAAGTTCTGAGTCAGATTCACCAAGTGACTCGTTGAGGGACATACATGACATATCGTTGAACTTAAAATTCTCATTTGATGGAAGTAAGGACATCCGAGAAAATATTGATGGTTCCTTAGACTCGGGAGATCAAAGGAGCAAGATAGAAAATGCTATGCAAACATGGTCGAAGGGTATGGCAAAGAGTGCTCAGAAATCTGGTTCTACTACTGAAAAAGGAGATCAGAAGTTCCCTTCACTTAGGAGGAGGAAACACATTTTTGTTATTGCTGTGGACTCTGATGGAAGTTCTGGTTTTGCTGAAACAGTTAGGAAGATCTTTGAGGTCTTAGAGACAGAAAGGACCGAAGGCTCAGTGGGATTTATATTAGCAACATCACTCAACATTAGAGAAATACGTGCCTTTCTGGAATCCGAAGGACTGAAACCTACTGACTTTGACTCGTTCATTTGCAACAGTGGTGGTGATCTTTACTATTCATCTATTCATTCAGAAGACAGCCCGTTTGTTGTGGACTTATATTATCATTCACATATTGAGTACCGCTGGGGCGGTGAGGGTTTAAGAAAGACATTAGTACGTTGGGCAGCTTCTATAACTGATAAAAAAGGAGAGAAGGAAGAACACATTGTTGTTGAAGATGAAGAAACTTCAGCTGACTACTGCTACTCATTTAAAGTTCAGAAACCTGGAGTG ATCCCTCCTGTGAGGGAGGTGAGAAAGCTGATGAGAATCCAGGCATTACGCTGTAATGTTATCTATTGTCAAAATGGAAGCAAGATAAACGTAGTCCCGGTCCTGGCGTCTCGTTCCCAAGCTCTAAG GTATTTGTATCTCCGGTGGGGTATGGACTTGTCGAAAGTGGTGGTCTTTGTTGGGGAAAGTGGAGACACCGACTATGAAGGCTTGCTCGGCGGCATCCACAAGTCTGTCGTATTGAGTGGCGTCTGCAGCAGCGCTAGTAGCCTCCATGCCAATCGGAGCTACCCGCTTGCTGACGTTATATGTAATGACAGCCCCAATATCGTCCGAACCTCCCAAGGATGCAGTAGCTCAGATCTCCGTGCTCAAATGGAAGAACTAGGGATCTTCAAGGGGTAG